The nucleotide sequence GCACGAGCAGGCCCCGAATATTGTTTTCACTGATATAATGATGCCGGAAATGGATGGATTTGAGTTGTGTCGAGAGATTAAAAAAAATCCCGTCCTGGCACATGTTCCCGTCGTTTTACTCACTGCATCGTGGGATATGAATACTCTTCTGGAGGGTCTTGAGTCAGGAGCGGATCTTCATTTCTTCAAACCGTGGGACAAAGGCAGTTTGTTGTCCCGGACTGCGGAAATGGTACAAAAAGGGTGCTTTACAATTGAGGAAAAGGATACAGAGCATTTAAGAGTTCAATTTGATGGAAGGTCCATTTCCATTCCATTGAATCGGCAGCAGATATTGCATCAATTGATTTCGACCTATGAAGTCGCGGTTAAAGAAAGAAAGAAAAATATGAAGTTGCAGTTGAAGTCGAAATAACCACCGGCACTCAACCCTCCTTGTTTACCCGCACCCGAACCGATTTAAACGAAGGTGTCTTGGATTGATTATCGTAATGCCTTGGTACCAGAACATTTGCTTCCGGGTAGTACATCAAAATATTTCCTGGTTTTATTGAGAAAGAAGTAATTTTTAATCCCGACATCTTACCCGTAGCGTTCTCCACCGTTACTTTTTCTCCCTCCTGGAATCCCAGGGATTTTATATCCTCCGGGTTCATCAGCACCACTTCTCTCGATTCAATGCCACGGTAACGATCCTGTAATTCGTACACGACGGTATTGAATTGACCCTCCGACCGAACAGTCATGAGTTGGAAGGCGTTTTTTTCTTCGCCTGCATGGAACATTTCAGGAACAGAACATACCTGAAAATTAGCTTTTCCATTTTTAGTTGGGAACTGTGGCGAATGTAAAATTCTTCCTTCAATATGAAATTCCTTACGGCTTTTATCTATTGCTTTCAACTTTTCAAATCCGGGAACAATGGAGCCGATCATTTTTCGAATATTTTCATGCACCTTGAGATCATTCCAGGAAACAGGATGCCGTTCAAACAGCTTTGCGGCAACGTCTGTAATCACGCTCACTTCGCTTCGAGGCCCAATATGCCGAGGTTTGCCGCCATCACTCATACGGACATAACTGAACATGCTCTCCTGGGTTGTGGGTTGTTGTTCTTCATCGCGTGCCAAAACCGGGAGGATGAGTGTGGTTTTGCCCCGGCCTTGAAAATGACCCGTGTTTAAAGTAGTGTTCATGTATAAAACAAAATCAATAGTGCTGAGAGCTTCCCTGGAAAAATGGGAATCGGGATTGGACCCAAACAGGTTGCCTCCCAGATTCCAGGCGAAATCAAATTTCCCTTCGTGACTGGCTTCCATGCATGCCAACGTGTCCAAACCTTTTTGGGACGGCAGGGAAATATTGCCAAAAGATTCCAGGTTGTCAAAAAATTGTTTCTTTAATTCCGGGGTGAATCCAAGGGAACCAATTCCCTGCACATTGCTGTGGCCTCTCAAAGGTAGAAGACCCGCATTTTTACGGCCCACCATGCCGCGCATCAATGCCAGATTGACGATAGATTGAACATTTGCGACGCCGTGAGAATGATGGGTGATGCCCATCGCCCAGGCGAAGACGACATTTTTGGCCTTTTCGTATTGATTGGCAAGTTCCTGCATGAGTTGCCGGGAGACCCCGGAGTGAGTCTCCAGAGACTCCCAGGAGGTTTCCTCAAGATCGTATTTATAAGCGGAATAATCATTGGTGTGGTTTTCAATGAAATCGCGGGCGAGGATTTCAGGTTCGTTTTCCGAAATGCTCAATAGCGCTTTGCCGATTCCCTTTAAAAGCGCGATATCGCCGCCGATATGAGGTTGAATGTAGGTGCTGGCAATTTCCGATCCAAAGAGCAGGCTTCTGATATCCGAAGGCACGGCAAAATTTTCAAGTCCCGGTTCCTGGACCGGATTGATGACTATGACCTTGCCGCCTCGCCTGCGGATTTCCATGAGTGTGCGCATGAAGCGAGGATGATTGGTTGGGGGGTTGGCTCCAATTAAAAAAATCAGATCCGCAGAATCAAGGTCCTCCAGTTGGACCGTAGCCGTACTGGTGCCGATGCTTTGGGTCAAGCCGACTCCAGAAGCCTGATGGCAATAGTAGGAACAGTTGTTTACATTATTTGTTCCGAAAGACCGGGCAAAGAGCTGGAGAAGGAATCCGGCTTCATTGGAGGAGCGTCCGCTGGAGTAAAAAAATGTACGATCTGGAAGCGTTGTTTTTAATTTTTCAACGATGTGGTCAATCGCCTCATCCCATGAAATGGCGCGATAATGGGTGGCGTCCGGTTGGCAGAGCATCGGCTGAGTCAAGCGTCCGCTCAGTTCAAGATCGCGAGCAGACCATCGGGATAAAGCCGAGACATCATGATCGTCGAAAAAACTGGATGGTATGGCGCCTTGCATATCCGACGCCTGGGCGAGAAAGGACTTATTACATACTTCCGGAAAACTTCCCTTTTCGTTTCGCATTCCCCCTTGTTGTCCGCCCATGCCGAGGGCGCAACTCTTACAGCTGTTTCGGGTCGCCAGGGCCCGCATCATGGGCAACAATCCTCCTGCCCGCCTGGCCCATTTTAAGGAGGAAAGGATGGCTCCCCAGCCTCCTGCCGATCGGCGCTTTTTTAAAGCCATTTCAACCCTCGCTTCGCATAGGTTTAGCAGGTTGCTGAAAAAGTCCTAAACACGAGCGTTTCCACTGTTGTCATGCTGAGCCTGTCGAAGTATGACCTTGATAATAAAGCTTGGTTTCACACTTCGACATACCCCTGCGGGGCATGAAGGCAATTGTCGAATATCACAGGCTCAGTGTGACAGTTGCGGGTGGCAAAAATAGTTTTTCAGCAACCTGTTAGATCCCGATAAATTTTTTCTGTGTCCAACCTTTTTTGCCATCGCTTAATTCAATTTGAACCCAGTCATTTTTCCGATCGATGATGGTTACAACAGCGCCTTCGTGTAATTGAAACAGGGTCACGTTGTCCTCACCCTTTGCCGATTTTATTTCAATTTGTTGGGCCATGACGACGGCTGGTAAAGATTCGGTTTCCGCAACCATTTTAACCCCAAATGATAAAACCGCGACCATAAGAATCGCCAGGAGGGTTTTTCGCGTTAGACTCCAAAACTCTGTTCTGCGGACGGTCCAGACCCCCATCGCCGACCAAAACAGCAGGTTGACGGTCAGTAAAAACTTCAAATGTTCATTTTGATTGAAATTACGAGTCCAGAAAAAAAGGGAACTCAATCCTGCGGTTGCTTGCGGTTCCAGTTGATCCTGGGTTTTCTGAATGGCGTATTTCAGGTTGGCGGTCAAAGAT is from Nitrospinota bacterium and encodes:
- a CDS encoding SH3 domain-containing protein — encoded protein: MKFCKPVFSCLLLVFIVLIPALPCSATDDATLAQIAQANDHYTKSQYNEAAGLYQDLVDRGFKNGYLYYNLANAYLRLGKTGPSILNYIRAQRLLPRDESLTANLKYAIQKTQDQLEPQATAGLSSLFFWTRNFNQNEHLKFLLTVNLLFWSAMGVWTVRRTEFWSLTRKTLLAILMVAVLSFGVKMVAETESLPAVVMAQQIEIKSAKGEDNVTLFQLHEGAVVTIIDRKNDWVQIELSDGKKGWTQKKFIGI
- a CDS encoding response regulator, coding for MAANMKNDVERTYILIVEDCQEQGELLRHTLTRHDYTVKVAMNGYDALAMMHEQAPNIVFTDIMMPEMDGFELCREIKKNPVLAHVPVVLLTASWDMNTLLEGLESGADLHFFKPWDKGSLLSRTAEMVQKGCFTIEEKDTEHLRVQFDGRSISIPLNRQQILHQLISTYEVAVKERKKNMKLQLKSK
- a CDS encoding FdhF/YdeP family oxidoreductase, with translation MALKKRRSAGGWGAILSSLKWARRAGGLLPMMRALATRNSCKSCALGMGGQQGGMRNEKGSFPEVCNKSFLAQASDMQGAIPSSFFDDHDVSALSRWSARDLELSGRLTQPMLCQPDATHYRAISWDEAIDHIVEKLKTTLPDRTFFYSSGRSSNEAGFLLQLFARSFGTNNVNNCSYYCHQASGVGLTQSIGTSTATVQLEDLDSADLIFLIGANPPTNHPRFMRTLMEIRRRGGKVIVINPVQEPGLENFAVPSDIRSLLFGSEIASTYIQPHIGGDIALLKGIGKALLSISENEPEILARDFIENHTNDYSAYKYDLEETSWESLETHSGVSRQLMQELANQYEKAKNVVFAWAMGITHHSHGVANVQSIVNLALMRGMVGRKNAGLLPLRGHSNVQGIGSLGFTPELKKQFFDNLESFGNISLPSQKGLDTLACMEASHEGKFDFAWNLGGNLFGSNPDSHFSREALSTIDFVLYMNTTLNTGHFQGRGKTTLILPVLARDEEQQPTTQESMFSYVRMSDGGKPRHIGPRSEVSVITDVAAKLFERHPVSWNDLKVHENIRKMIGSIVPGFEKLKAIDKSRKEFHIEGRILHSPQFPTKNGKANFQVCSVPEMFHAGEEKNAFQLMTVRSEGQFNTVVYELQDRYRGIESREVVLMNPEDIKSLGFQEGEKVTVENATGKMSGLKITSFSIKPGNILMYYPEANVLVPRHYDNQSKTPSFKSVRVRVNKEG